The DNA window CGACCGAGAGCACATCATCCAGCACATCGCCAACGCCCGCCGACTGTACCGCGCCATCCAGCATCGCGGGGGAGCCGTTCGACAGGATCGCGGTTTTCAACCCGGCATCCTTTAGCGCGCGCAGCATTTGCGGCACTTCCGGATAGGCTTGCAACTCCCAATAGAGATCAAGCAACCGTTGGCGTAAGGCTGGGTCACCGTCCAGACCCGTTGCCTCGAGCGCCCAATCCAAGCCGTCCTGGGTCACATCCCAGAAATCGGTATGCGCGTCCGTTATGGCGCGCAGCCAGGTATATTGCAGTTGCTTCAGGCGCCAATAGTTGGCGAGATCCATCCAGGTGTCCTTGAGCGCGGCATGCGCAGGCTCGGATGCGGCTTGTCGAGCAGCGGCGGCCACGTCGAACAAGGTGCCGTAAGCGTCGAATACGCAGGTTGTGATTGCCATGATGTCCTCTCCCTCAACTCCGAGGCGCAGGGTTGCACAGGCGGGGCAGGGGGAAAAGCCCCGAACCTTTACATTGGCGTGAGGGTCCGTCAGGGTGCGCCATCTTTCAACTCCCACTCGATCGGAGACCCAATGACCAAGGTCAAATCAGGCGACACAGTGCGCATCCACTACACCGGAACCCTGCTGGATGGCAGCACTTTTGACAGTTCGGAAGGGCGGGATCCGTTGGAGTTTGTGGTGGGTTCGGGTCAGATTATCCCGGGCTTGGATAAGGCGCTTCCAGATATGGAAGTGGGGGAGAAGAAGAAGGTGACGATCGATTGCAAAGAAGCCTATGGCCCGATCAACCCCGCCGCCCGTCAATCCATTCCTCGCGAAGGCATCCCGGATGACATTCCGCTGGAGATCGGCACTCAGTTGCAGATGCAGACCCCGGACGGTCAGGCTCTGCCTGTGACCGTTGTGGAAGTGGACGAGGCAACAGTGACCCTTGACGCCAATCACCCGCTCGCGGGCCAGGATCTGGTGTTCGATTTCGAGATCGTTTCGATCAATTGACCCGTTGCACGTGGGGCGGGGGGCTCCCGCCCGTCGGAAACGCCCCTGACGGGGCGCCACCTCCCGTTGGGCCGGGCCTCGCTTCGCTCGGCGGTTGGTGCATCGTTGGGATCTAAGCGCTATTGAGGCCGACTTTGTGCGCGGCGTTTGCTGCTGGCGGGACCGCGCCGCGCGCAGCGCGGCGCTCGGCCCAAAGCCGTTAGCGGTGCCGACGCAGTCGGGATCGCTCGGGTGCGGGAGCGCTCCCGAAGCGGTCAAACGCAACGCCGTTGTATGGGATAGGCGGTGCAGTGCCTTGGTGGTTTCGACTTGGTTCCAAGACGCGCTTGGCGCTCATTCGTCCAAAGTCAGGCCGCCTCTGCGCACGGGAATACGGCTGCGGGGCATGGAAGAGACAATCGGGACGGCAGGTGTGTCGGACTGCTCGGCATCTCCGCCAAACATACTGCCCGCGTCGGGCAGGTTGAGGCTGCCCAACCATGTAGAACCGTTTTCGGCTGGTGATGACGGTTCGGCGTTGGGGATATCCAATTGCGCGACAACTGAAGTTGCTTCTGTCGCCTCGCTCACATCTGTCGCCGATCCAATTTCTGTATCAGCGACCTGATGCACATCAACATGCGCCTTCGGTTCGGTAAACAGCCCTTGTACCTGGGGTGAAGACATCAGTACCACCACCATCAAACAGCCGCATCCAGCCACCAGCGTGACCTTCAATCCGCGCAAGGGGTTGGCGTTTGGCTTGGGGTCGCGCATTCGGGCGCTAAGGGTGACATCGGGCTGAGGCATGCAGGCACCATGACCCGAAACCTTGGCAATCAAAGGGCGGGGCCATGGCAATCTCTTGCAGGCCCCGCCGCCACAAAATTACATGCTTTCAGGCTGCGGCATACCCAGGACGTGGAAGCCGCCGTCGACGCGAATGATCTCGCCTGTGGTGCAGGCGCCCGCATCCGAGGTCAGGTAAACCGCTGTGCCGCCAACCGCCTCAAGCGTTGCGTTCGAGCGCATGGGCGCGTTGGTGTCAGCAAACTTGAACGTCTTGCGGGCCCCCCCGATGGCCGCGCCGGCCAGGGTTTTCATTGGTCCGGGCGAAATGGCGTTCACGCGGATGCCTTCGGGGCCCAGATCGTTTGCCAGATAACGGGTCGCTGATTCCAGCGCTGCCTTGGCCACGCCCATCACGTTGTAATTCGGGACAACCCGGTTCGACCCGGCATAAGTCAGCGTCAGCAGCGTGCCGCCGTTGTCTTTCATCAGCGGATGCGCTCGGCGGGCCACTTCGATAAAGGAATAGGCCGAGATATCCATCGAGTTTTTGAAGTTCGCCCGGCTGGTATCTAAAAACCGCCCCGTCAGTTCGGTCTTGTCCGAATAGGCGATGGCGTGCACCAGAAAGTCGATGGTGGGCCAACGGTCACCCAATTGGGCAAAGGCCGTGTCCAGTGACGCATCATCGGTGACATCCACATCCACCATGAAATCAGAACCGACGCTCTGCGCCAGTGGCTCCAAGCGTTTGCCAAAGGCTTCACCCTGATAGGTGAAGGCCAGCTCGGCCCCCGCCTCGGCCATGGCTTTGGCGATGCCCCAAGCGATCGAGCGATCATTGGCAACGCCCATGATCAGCCCGCGTTTGCCCTGCAATGCTCCGGTCATCGGTTTATCCTTTGTACTTGCTCAGGATCATCGATCCGTTGGTGCCGCCAAAGCCAAAGCTGTTGGTCATGACCGAATCGAGGCCTGCATTTTCGACCAACTCGGTTGCCACTTCGCCCGGGTTGATCCCCTCGGCCAGAGTCTCGACGTTGATTGACGGTGTGATGAAATCATTGTCCAGCATCAGCAAGCAGAAGATCGCCTCCAAAGCGCCAGCTGCGCCCTGCGCATGGCCGGTCATCGACTTGGTCGAGCTGATGGGGGGCACGTTGCCTTCGCCAAAGACGCGGCGCACGGCTTCAACCTCACCCACGTCACCGACTGGGGTCGAGGTGCCATGCGCGTTGATGTAGCTGACCTTGCGGTCTTCGGGCAGGGTCGACACGGCCAGACGCATGGCGCGTTCGCCGCCTTCACCGCTGGGGGCCACCATGTCATGGCCATCGGATGTGGCCGCGTAACCGGTCACTTCGGCATAGATCTTTGCACCACGCGCCAGAGCGTGATCCAGGTCTTCGAGCACAACAATGCCGCCACCGCCCGAGATCACGAACCCATCGCGGTTCTCGTCAAACGCGCGCGAGGCCTTGTCCGGCGTGTCGTTGTATTTCGAGCTCATCGCGCCCATGGCGTCGAACAGGCACGACAGGGTCCAGTCCAGCTCTTCGCCGCCGCCTGCAAACATCACGTCCTGCTTGCCCAGCATGATCTGCTCGGCCGCATTGCCGATGCAGTGTAGAGAGGTCGAACAGGCCGAGGTGATCGAATAGTTGATGCCCTTGATCTTGAACGCCGTCGCCAGGTTGGCAGAGATGGTCGAGCTCATGCATTTGGGCACTGCAAAGGGCCCGATCCGCTTGGTTGCCCCGGTTTTGGCAACCACCTGATGCGCAGCCAGCATGGCGCTGGTCGACGGGCCGCCCGATCCGGCCACCAGACCGGTGCGCACATTCACGACGTCATCCTCGGTCAGGCCGGCATCAGCGATGGCCTGGCTCATGGCGATATGGGCATAGGCCGCACCCGGCCCCATGAAGCGCAGCGCGCGTTTGTCCACGTGCTCCTTGATGTCGAGTTTCAGCGTGCCGGCGATCTGGCTACGAAAGCCATGTTCAACCATCTCGTCACTTGAGACGATCCCGGATTTGCCTGCCTTCAGCGAGGCGACGACCTCTTGGGCATTGTTGCCGATCGACGAGACAATGCCCAGACCGGTGACCACGACACGACGCATACGTGCACTCCCTTGTTAGCTTATGTCTTAGTATGCATTGCGACGTGGGGGTGCAAGATGGGTTGACGCTGTGTGGTCGCTTGATCCCCGTCTTGAAACGCTTGCGGTGGGTGGCGACCCAAAAACTTTCAAAGTTTTTGGGTCGATTTCTTTCAAAGAAATCGGCGCCCGTAATGATGGCGTCGCGTTTGATCTCTAAACACTTTGAGGTCGATGATCGGGTGCATTGGCCTCTCGTGATGCAGATGCGATACAAGCGGTCAGCGGTTTTGCACGCATCATCCCATGTTCTGATTGGCACGCAGCCGCTACATGATCTCAGCTAAGCATCAAGCGCTATAACTTTTGGCGGCGGCGGCCGGTCGATCAGAATTCGTTGGGCAGGGACGAGTGGTGCAGGACGATGCGCAGGGTGCCGTCTGCATCTTTCTTGTAGCCGAACGACTTGTCCACTTTGGTGACGTTGCCGTCCTTGTCCGTCAACATGACCCAGCCCATCCACATTGCGATGTCACCTTCGATGTATTCGGCCGACGTTACGCTGTCCATGGCCCGCCAGCCTTGGATCGCAAACCCGTTGTCCCGCGGATATTCTTCGGAATGGCCACAGAAATAGGCCAAGGCGCCTTCTTTGGTTGGCCGAAAGGATTGCGGACCGCTGGCCATGGTCGGTTTGAACAACACAGGACCCAAGTTGTAGCCATAGATCGCATCCAGATGGGCATCTGCGACCTGACGTGCCGCGTCAATTCCACCCTCTTCAAAGGCTTTTGAGATGGCAATCTTACCCTGACCCCATGCTGTGCGGGCATCAGATAGATCTTTGTGAGTGATCGACACGGCGTAGTCCTCTCTGTTGCAGGTGCGAAAAAGAGGCCCGTGAGCCTCTCTTTCGATATCGGTTTTAGTGCGGCCTCAGCTTTCGGAAAGGGCCACTTTCATGTCTTTGACCTGATAGATCATTTCGCCGTCTGCTTCGACGATACCATCGGCAACACCCATTGTCAGGCGGCGGGTCTGGATCGCTTTTTTGAAGTCGATCTTGTAGGTCAGCATCTTGCGGTCCGGGCGGACCATGCCGGTCAGTTTGACTTCGCCAACGCCCACAGCCATGCCGCGACCTTTCCAGCCACGCCAGCCCAAATTGAAACCGGTCAACTGCCACAAACCATCCAGGCCCAGGCAGCCGGGCATGATCGGGTTACCGGGAAAGTGGCAATCAAAGAACCAAAGGTCCGGGGTGATGTCGAATTCCGCCAGCACGTGACCTTTGCCATGCGCGCCGCCATCACCCGAAATCTCGGTGATCCGGTCCATCATCAGCATCGGCGGCGCCGGAAGCTGAGCGTTGCCGGGGCCAAAAAGCTCGCCACGGGCGCATTTCAGCAGGTCATCTTTGTCAAAACTGCTCGGGAATTGGGACATGCTGCCGCTTCTCCTGCCTGGGGTGTCAAATTTCACTTTCGACCCTCTAGCATCGCGCCTAGCCGTCCCGCAAGTGCCCGACTGGTGGATTGCGACGTCGGGTCCGTTCAGTTGCGAATGAATTTCATTTGAAATTACCGGGGAGACGGCCCTATATATACAGTCAGCCATGAGCGAGTCTTGACGTAATGACACCAGATAGCCAACAGATTGCCACCGAGTGGTTGGTTGACGCAGGCCTGCGTCCGACCCGTCAGCGTGTAACGCTGGCTGAACTTCTGGTTGGCGATGGCCGTCACCGTCATGTCACAGCAGAAAGCCTGTTCGAGGCCTCAAAGACCAAAGGCGCGTCTGTATCTCTGGCCACTGTCTACAATACGTTGCGCGCTTTTTGTGACGCAGGTGTGCTGCAAGAAATCACTGTGGACGGCTCGAAAAGCTATTTCGACACCAACACCCACGATCACCCCCATTTCTATTGGGAGGACGAGGCCCGTCTGTCGGATGCGCCATCCGATCAGCTGGTCATCCAGCGCCTGCCCGATGCCCCCGAAGGGGTCGAGATCGCCTCGGTCGATGTGGTAATCCGCCTGCGCAAGGTCTGATCAGGGCCGCTGGCTCTTTAACGCTTCTGTCAAAATGTCCATTGCACCTTCGATGATTGGGTCTCCGGGCCCGGTGCCGTGACGTGCCAGGATCACCGGCTCGCTGGCGTCGGGGTCGCGGATCGGGATAGCCACCAATGGCTGGCCATCATAGCTGTGAAGGGCAAAAGGCGCGGCATAACTGATGCCGGCGCCTTCACCATGGGCGGTGAGGCTGCGCATGATTTCCAGCGATGGCGTGCGATGTGCGACCACGGGCTGCAGACCGTGACGCCGGAACAGCCCCAGCATATGCTGTGCCGATAGCCCTTCATCCGACAGGATCAGCGGGTGCTGCGACAGGTCACGCAATGAGATGTCGGGTTGCCTGGCTAGGTGGTGATCCGGTGACAGCACCGCAACAGGTCGCTGATGAAACAGCGAGGTCCGGGTAAATCCAGCGTCCAGCCCCAGGTCATATGTCACGGCAATGTCGATACTCCCATCTAGCAGCGCGCTGATCAGCGGCTCAAAGGCGGCGGCGCGATGGCTGACGGTGATCTGCGGATAAGCCTGCCGCAGGTGTTGCAGGGCAGGGGCCAGCAGAAAAGGAGCCAGATCCGAAAAACACCCAAGCGTCAGGCGTGTTGTGGTCGGTTGCGCGTCTTGTCCGGTCTCGAGACTGGCCGCACGCGCCAAAAGCGCCTCGGCCCTCTCTACAAACCGGCGACCTTGTGGTGTCACGGCAAGCGCGGCCCCGCGTTTGCGAATGAACAGCGGATACCCCAGCTGCGTGTCGATCCGGTCCAGTGCATTCGACAACGCGGGTTGCGATACGTTGAGGCGCGCGGCGGCGGCCGACAAGCTGCCCTCAGCCGCGATGGCGCAGGCGTATTCGTAGTGGCGGAGTGTAAGGTATAACATGAAGTTAAATATGTCATTTCTAGATATGATTTGAAATGTTGTTTTCGCCGGGGCAGAACTCTTTCAACACCCAGTATGGAGGACCCGATGACGCACCCAACTGTGACGCCCGAAATGATCGAAACCTATCAGCGCGATGGCGTTGTCCTTGTGCCAGGCCTGTTTGCCGATCACGTCGATGCCCTGCGGGAAGGGATCGAGGTCAATATGGCTGAGCCGGGGCCTTACGCCTCGGACAACAAGAAGGAGGGGCAGACGGGTCTGTTCTTTGACGACTATTGCAATTGGACCCGCATCCCGCAGTTCCGTGACGTGATCCAGGCCTCGCCCGCTGCGCAGGTGGCTGCTGATCTGATGCAATCCGAAACCGTGCAGATGTTTCACGACCACGTTCTGGTCAAGGAACCCGGCACATCGATGGCGACACCCTGGCACCAGGACGGGCCGTACTATTTTGTCGAAGGGCAGCAAACCGTCAGCTTTTGGTCGCCGCTTGATCCGGTGAAAGAGGCAACCTTGCGCTGCGTTGCAGGCTCGCATCTGTGGGAAAAAGAGGTGTTGCCGACCCGGTGGGTGTCGGAAGAGGGGTTCTTTGCCGACGAGGGCCAGTACATGCCGATCCCCGATCCGGATGCCGAGGGCATGAAGGTGGTCGAATTCGAAATGCAGCCCGGCGACGCGGTGGCGTTCAACTACAAGATCCTGCACGGCGCACGCGGCAATACATCAAACAGCCGTCGTCGGGCTTTTTCCCTGCGTCTGGTTGGGGATGATGCCCGTTATGTCGAACGCCCTGGCCGCACTTCGCCGCCGTTTCCGGGGCACGACATGCAGCCGGGTCAACGCCTGCGAGAGGATTGGTTCCCGATGTTGATCGGATAAGACCCGAGAAATTCGCGCAAAAGTGGGGGCTCTGCCCCCGCCGCTGCGCGGCTCCCCCGGGATATTTTCGGCAAGAGGAAGAGGGGCGTGGCGTTAAAACCACTGCCCCGGTTCCATGAGTCCCAAATCAAGCAACTGGCGCGAGTGCCATTCGAACGGCGTCGAATTGTGCCAGCGAAAGCTGTCGATTTCAAACGTCGATCCGGGGTTGCGCTTGAGTGCTTTGGTGGTGCGGAAAGAACAGATCGCCGCTGTCAAATTGTGGTGCCAGGGGCAGGCATAGGTGTTGTATTCCTGATCCTCGAAGGTGTGGTTCGGCAACAGCTTGAGCCCCGGTGCCGATTTGAACAGGGCAATCCGGTCGATCTTGCGGCTTTCCTTTGGGATGTGCTCTTCGTACCGCCAGCGAACGCCACCGAAGAAATCCAACTGCCGCTCGCGAGGGTGGCCCGTTTCAGGGTCTTTGCGGGCCTGTGCGTAATAGCCTGACTTGTCCAGATTGGCCTTGTCCAATGAGACCCCGTCGGGGTGCGCCTTGAGGTCATCGGCATATAGATCGATGACATAAGTCAGCATGGAATCCCGGCGCTCTTCGTTGTGAAACATCAGCATCTCGCCGACGCTGCGGGTCTCGCAGAAGGGATAGAACAGGTATTCGGCGTTGTAGCAGTAGTACATCCAGACGCCCGGTGCGGCTTCGATGATCCGGTTGATAGCGTCGACCACCGATTTGCGGGGGCCGCAGTCGAAAGGCACCCTGTGCACCCGCGCTTCGACGTCCTTGGGCAGTTGAAACGCGTCGGGCATAAAGGCCAGCACAGAAGCAAAGCCGCATTGCAGGTGGTGGCGCATCGTGGTGGCCAGTTCGACGTCGTCCTCGACAAAGATCAACGCCAGCGGGCCTTTGACCAGCGTCTCCTTGCCTGTGCGCAAGAGATGATCGAGTGAGTTGTATTCCATCCGCGCGTCCCTGATTTGCCGTGCTGGCATCAAACACCAAAATCGGTTAATTGCACGTGCATTGCAAGCGGTGCTGGAACGGTATAAAGCCCGCCGCTGATCCCGCGAACGCAAAGGCCTGTCCAATGTCCGAGCCCAAGAAGCTGTATATCAAAACCTATGGCTGCCAGATGAACGTTTACGACAGTGAGCGTATGGCCGAGGCCCTGGGCGGCAAAGGCTATGTCGAGACCAAGTCGCCCGATGACGCGGACATGATCCTGCTGAACACCTGCCATATCCGGGAAAAGGCCGCCGAAAAGGTCTATTCCGAATTGGGCCGGTTCAAGGGGCTGAAGGCCGAGAAGCCCGATCTCAAGATCGGTGTGGCGGGCTGTGTGGCTCAGGCTGAAGGGCGGGAGATCATGCGCCGCCAGCCGCTGGTCGATCTGGTCGTGGGGCCGCAGAGTTATCACCGCCTGCCGGAAATGGAGGCGAAGACCCGGGCTGGGGAAAAGGCGCTCGACACTGATTTCCCTGAGGAAGACAAGTTCGAAAAGCTCAAGAACCGCCCGAAGGCCAAGCGTGGTCCGACCGCGTTTCTGACCGTGCAAGAGGGTTGTGACAAATTCTGCGCCTTCTGCGTCGTGCCTTACACTCGTGGGGCCGAGGTCAGCCGCCCGGCAGATCGAATCATTCGCGAGGCCAACGAGTTGGTCGAACGTGGGGTGCGCGAGATCACGTTGCTGGGGCAGAACGTCAACGCGTACCATGGGGCCGGTCCCAACGGCGACATGACCCTGGCGCAGCTGATTTGGGAATTGGACAAGGTCGATGGGCTGGAGCGCATTCGGTTTACCACCAGCCACCCCAACGACATGATGGACGACCTGATCGAGGCGCATGGCACCTGTTCAAAGCTGATGCCTTATCTGCATCTGCCTGTGCAGGCCGGATCGGACAAGATCCTGAAACGGATGAACCGCAGCCATACGGCCGAAAGCTATCTCAAGCTGATCGAGCGTATCCGCGCGGCGCGGCCTGACATTGTCATGTCCGGGGATTTCATCGTCGGCTTTCCTGAAGAGACCGAAGAGGATTTCCAGGCCACGCTCGATTTGGTGGAGCAGGTCAAATACGGCTACGCCTATTCATTCAAATACTCGACCCGCCCTGGCACGCCCGCGGCGGAACGGCCCCAGGTCGATCCAACCGAGGCCGACGACCGCCTGCAGCGCCTGCAAGCAATGATCACCCAACACCAGCGCGAGATCCAGGACAGCATGGTTGGCCGCGAGGTCAGCGTTCTGTTCGAAAAAGAGGGGCGGTTTGACGACCAGATGGTCGGAAAATCCGAGTATCTGCACGCGGTTCACGTGACCGGGTCTGGTG is part of the Falsiruegeria litorea R37 genome and encodes:
- the irrA gene encoding iron response transcriptional regulator IrrA: MTPDSQQIATEWLVDAGLRPTRQRVTLAELLVGDGRHRHVTAESLFEASKTKGASVSLATVYNTLRAFCDAGVLQEITVDGSKSYFDTNTHDHPHFYWEDEARLSDAPSDQLVIQRLPDAPEGVEIASVDVVIRLRKV
- a CDS encoding enoyl-ACP reductase FabI; amino-acid sequence: MTGALQGKRGLIMGVANDRSIAWGIAKAMAEAGAELAFTYQGEAFGKRLEPLAQSVGSDFMVDVDVTDDASLDTAFAQLGDRWPTIDFLVHAIAYSDKTELTGRFLDTSRANFKNSMDISAYSFIEVARRAHPLMKDNGGTLLTLTYAGSNRVVPNYNVMGVAKAALESATRYLANDLGPEGIRVNAISPGPMKTLAGAAIGGARKTFKFADTNAPMRSNATLEAVGGTAVYLTSDAGACTTGEIIRVDGGFHVLGMPQPESM
- a CDS encoding phosphoribosyl-AMP cyclohydrolase, with the protein product MSITHKDLSDARTAWGQGKIAISKAFEEGGIDAARQVADAHLDAIYGYNLGPVLFKPTMASGPQSFRPTKEGALAYFCGHSEEYPRDNGFAIQGWRAMDSVTSAEYIEGDIAMWMGWVMLTDKDGNVTKVDKSFGYKKDADGTLRIVLHHSSLPNEF
- a CDS encoding haloacid dehalogenase type II; the protein is MAITTCVFDAYGTLFDVAAAARQAASEPAHAALKDTWMDLANYWRLKQLQYTWLRAITDAHTDFWDVTQDGLDWALEATGLDGDPALRQRLLDLYWELQAYPEVPQMLRALKDAGLKTAILSNGSPAMLDGAVQSAGVGDVLDDVLSVESVGIFKPDARVYDLVGHRFGCARDEVLFVSSNGWDAVGASGYGFTTAWVNRAAEPMDRLPWTPAHVLSDLTSIPQLAGV
- a CDS encoding phytanoyl-CoA dioxygenase family protein, which produces MTHPTVTPEMIETYQRDGVVLVPGLFADHVDALREGIEVNMAEPGPYASDNKKEGQTGLFFDDYCNWTRIPQFRDVIQASPAAQVAADLMQSETVQMFHDHVLVKEPGTSMATPWHQDGPYYFVEGQQTVSFWSPLDPVKEATLRCVAGSHLWEKEVLPTRWVSEEGFFADEGQYMPIPDPDAEGMKVVEFEMQPGDAVAFNYKILHGARGNTSNSRRRAFSLRLVGDDARYVERPGRTSPPFPGHDMQPGQRLREDWFPMLIG
- a CDS encoding FKBP-type peptidyl-prolyl cis-trans isomerase; translation: MTKVKSGDTVRIHYTGTLLDGSTFDSSEGRDPLEFVVGSGQIIPGLDKALPDMEVGEKKKVTIDCKEAYGPINPAARQSIPREGIPDDIPLEIGTQLQMQTPDGQALPVTVVEVDEATVTLDANHPLAGQDLVFDFEIVSIN
- the fabA gene encoding bifunctional 3-hydroxydecanoyl-ACP dehydratase/trans-2-decenoyl-ACP isomerase, which produces MSQFPSSFDKDDLLKCARGELFGPGNAQLPAPPMLMMDRITEISGDGGAHGKGHVLAEFDITPDLWFFDCHFPGNPIMPGCLGLDGLWQLTGFNLGWRGWKGRGMAVGVGEVKLTGMVRPDRKMLTYKIDFKKAIQTRRLTMGVADGIVEADGEMIYQVKDMKVALSES
- the fabB gene encoding beta-ketoacyl-ACP synthase I — protein: MRRVVVTGLGIVSSIGNNAQEVVASLKAGKSGIVSSDEMVEHGFRSQIAGTLKLDIKEHVDKRALRFMGPGAAYAHIAMSQAIADAGLTEDDVVNVRTGLVAGSGGPSTSAMLAAHQVVAKTGATKRIGPFAVPKCMSSTISANLATAFKIKGINYSITSACSTSLHCIGNAAEQIMLGKQDVMFAGGGEELDWTLSCLFDAMGAMSSKYNDTPDKASRAFDENRDGFVISGGGGIVVLEDLDHALARGAKIYAEVTGYAATSDGHDMVAPSGEGGERAMRLAVSTLPEDRKVSYINAHGTSTPVGDVGEVEAVRRVFGEGNVPPISSTKSMTGHAQGAAGALEAIFCLLMLDNDFITPSINVETLAEGINPGEVATELVENAGLDSVMTNSFGFGGTNGSMILSKYKG
- a CDS encoding LysR family transcriptional regulator; this translates as MLYLTLRHYEYACAIAAEGSLSAAAARLNVSQPALSNALDRIDTQLGYPLFIRKRGAALAVTPQGRRFVERAEALLARAASLETGQDAQPTTTRLTLGCFSDLAPFLLAPALQHLRQAYPQITVSHRAAAFEPLISALLDGSIDIAVTYDLGLDAGFTRTSLFHQRPVAVLSPDHHLARQPDISLRDLSQHPLILSDEGLSAQHMLGLFRRHGLQPVVAHRTPSLEIMRSLTAHGEGAGISYAAPFALHSYDGQPLVAIPIRDPDASEPVILARHGTGPGDPIIEGAMDILTEALKSQRP
- the miaB gene encoding tRNA (N6-isopentenyl adenosine(37)-C2)-methylthiotransferase MiaB — its product is MSEPKKLYIKTYGCQMNVYDSERMAEALGGKGYVETKSPDDADMILLNTCHIREKAAEKVYSELGRFKGLKAEKPDLKIGVAGCVAQAEGREIMRRQPLVDLVVGPQSYHRLPEMEAKTRAGEKALDTDFPEEDKFEKLKNRPKAKRGPTAFLTVQEGCDKFCAFCVVPYTRGAEVSRPADRIIREANELVERGVREITLLGQNVNAYHGAGPNGDMTLAQLIWELDKVDGLERIRFTTSHPNDMMDDLIEAHGTCSKLMPYLHLPVQAGSDKILKRMNRSHTAESYLKLIERIRAARPDIVMSGDFIVGFPEETEEDFQATLDLVEQVKYGYAYSFKYSTRPGTPAAERPQVDPTEADDRLQRLQAMITQHQREIQDSMVGREVSVLFEKEGRFDDQMVGKSEYLHAVHVTGSGAEIGDITRVKIVSSGANSLAGEVIR